A stretch of Gemmatimonas aurantiaca T-27 DNA encodes these proteins:
- a CDS encoding RagB/SusD family nutrient uptake outer membrane protein yields MNAIRNRRARALLLAAVCASAVACNAADIANFNSPNTSQLEGSPDAGTVNTAVAGVLAGSRAGAGTWASTLGVFGREIINLDGAEPRNVLALLIGPLEPGGFGVDVGWTNSYRNLRTAYTILEVVDRVPDYTAAQRSAVKGFVKTFIAQEYVNQLRVRDTFGLVFDVPKDPAEQGAFITRDEAYTKTAALFDEARADLAAGGTAFPFTLTTGFAGFNTPPTFLRVNRGLKARMETYRGRWADALTAVNESFISTASGTAAALNTGIFHVYSTASGDAVNPLFDPTPRALVAVPEFLTEARNRADGSRDLRASSKAVVGTVNVTTQGISSNVRPTVYPTNVTPVPIIRNEELILIRAEANIGLGNRAAAITDLNFVRTNSGGLPALASDFAGDLITELLYDRRYSLFFEYGHRWVDSRRYNRLGELRKQLPSHRVFPLVPIPIDECNQRTTALPRGCVNVAGN; encoded by the coding sequence ATGAACGCCATCCGCAATCGCCGGGCGCGCGCGCTGCTACTGGCCGCCGTCTGTGCCTCCGCCGTGGCGTGCAACGCGGCGGACATCGCGAACTTCAATAGTCCCAACACGTCGCAACTCGAAGGATCCCCTGACGCAGGTACGGTGAACACCGCTGTCGCCGGTGTGTTGGCAGGCTCCCGCGCCGGCGCTGGCACCTGGGCCAGCACCCTGGGAGTGTTCGGTCGGGAAATCATCAACCTCGATGGCGCCGAGCCGCGCAACGTGCTGGCACTGCTCATCGGACCGCTGGAGCCCGGCGGCTTCGGCGTGGATGTAGGCTGGACCAACTCGTATCGCAATCTGCGGACGGCCTACACGATCCTCGAGGTGGTGGATCGTGTGCCGGACTACACCGCCGCACAACGCAGTGCCGTGAAGGGATTCGTGAAGACCTTCATCGCGCAGGAGTATGTGAACCAGCTTCGGGTGCGTGACACCTTCGGTCTCGTGTTCGACGTGCCGAAGGATCCCGCCGAGCAGGGTGCGTTCATCACGCGGGATGAAGCCTACACGAAGACGGCCGCCCTGTTCGACGAAGCGCGCGCCGACCTCGCGGCTGGTGGCACGGCGTTCCCGTTCACGCTCACCACGGGCTTCGCCGGCTTCAACACTCCGCCCACCTTCTTGCGCGTGAATCGCGGCCTCAAGGCGCGCATGGAGACGTACCGGGGGCGCTGGGCTGACGCGCTGACTGCGGTGAACGAATCGTTCATCAGCACGGCGTCAGGCACGGCGGCCGCGTTGAACACGGGCATCTTCCATGTCTACAGCACCGCCTCGGGCGACGCGGTGAATCCCCTGTTCGATCCCACACCACGGGCCTTGGTGGCGGTACCGGAGTTCCTGACCGAAGCCCGCAATCGTGCCGATGGATCACGCGATCTGCGGGCGTCATCGAAGGCCGTCGTAGGTACCGTGAATGTCACCACGCAGGGGATCAGCTCCAATGTGCGGCCCACGGTGTATCCCACCAACGTCACCCCGGTGCCGATCATCCGGAATGAAGAGCTCATCCTCATCCGCGCCGAAGCGAACATCGGTCTCGGCAATCGTGCCGCCGCCATCACCGATCTCAACTTCGTACGCACCAACTCAGGTGGTCTGCCGGCATTGGCGAGTGATTTCGCCGGCGACCTGATCACCGAGCTGTTGTACGATCGGCGCTATTCACTGTTCTTCGAGTACGGCCATCGCTGGGTGGACTCGCGGCGCTACAACCGGCTGGGCGAACTGCGCAAGCAGTTGCCTTCGCATCGGGTGTTTCCGTTGGTGCCCATTCCCATCGATGAGTGCAATCAGCGGACAACGGCCCTGCCTCGGGGTTGCGTGAACGTGGCCGGTAACTAA
- a CDS encoding LVIVD repeat-containing protein: MRTPFRSLLRSLPLLAVSATVAQVALTTEAVAQPSPDPRVGLKAGWFDAGTAEWNMKLVSTTKPSESFLNMSTPGDARLKNSDLAFSGNLVFQGNYSGWQVWDIANPRKPKLRTAMVCPGSQSDVTVYGNLLFVSAEAVAGRIDCGLTGVEAEVSKERARGIRIFDISDVAKPKSVAMVQTCRGSHTNTLVTDPKDPENVYIYVSGSAGVRSSEELAGCSALAPDVDPNSALFRIEVIKVPVKNPSAAAIVSSPRIFEGLGEAVRHGDAPSDRRERPAGSPARPSVAGRGPTQCHDITTYPAVGLAGGACSGYGILLDISDIKNPKRLYAAADTNMSAWHSATFSNDGSKVLFSDEWGGGTAPRCRATDKKEWGADAIFVRNGDKLDFKSYFKLPAAQTSQENCVSHNGSLIPIPGREVMVQSWYQGGVNVFDWTDPNHAYEIAYFDRGPMDATALVSAGHWSAYWYNGMIYGSEIARGLDVWELTPSEHISKNELEAAKLVKFAYFNAQEQPHFVWPAAFVVARSYTDQMARNTAVQKTWLSGVTTQLDAAEKAKGAARSTALNKLAAQLDQDAASNPESARVKALSAVVKDLAK, from the coding sequence ATGCGAACCCCGTTTCGATCCCTGTTGCGCAGCCTCCCGTTGTTGGCGGTCAGTGCCACGGTGGCACAGGTCGCGCTGACCACCGAGGCTGTCGCCCAGCCGTCGCCTGATCCGCGTGTTGGTCTCAAGGCGGGCTGGTTCGACGCCGGTACGGCCGAGTGGAACATGAAGCTCGTGTCCACGACCAAGCCGTCCGAGTCCTTCCTCAACATGAGCACGCCCGGTGACGCGCGGCTGAAGAACTCCGATCTGGCCTTCAGCGGCAACCTGGTTTTCCAGGGCAACTACAGCGGCTGGCAGGTGTGGGACATCGCCAATCCGCGGAAGCCCAAGCTCCGCACCGCGATGGTGTGCCCCGGCTCGCAGTCCGACGTCACGGTCTATGGGAACCTGCTGTTTGTGTCGGCGGAGGCGGTTGCCGGTCGCATCGACTGTGGCCTGACGGGTGTGGAGGCGGAGGTCAGCAAGGAGCGTGCGCGCGGCATCCGCATCTTCGATATCAGCGATGTCGCCAAGCCGAAGTCCGTGGCCATGGTGCAGACCTGCCGCGGTTCGCACACCAACACGCTGGTGACCGACCCGAAGGATCCGGAGAACGTGTACATCTACGTGTCGGGGTCTGCTGGCGTACGGTCCAGCGAAGAGCTGGCCGGGTGTTCCGCGCTCGCGCCGGATGTCGATCCGAACAGCGCGCTGTTCCGCATCGAAGTGATCAAGGTGCCGGTGAAGAATCCGTCGGCCGCGGCCATCGTGAGCTCACCGCGCATTTTCGAAGGACTGGGCGAAGCGGTGCGCCACGGCGACGCGCCGTCCGATCGCCGCGAACGGCCGGCCGGTTCGCCGGCGCGCCCGTCGGTCGCGGGGCGTGGTCCGACGCAGTGCCACGACATCACCACCTACCCGGCGGTGGGCCTCGCCGGCGGTGCGTGCAGCGGCTACGGCATCCTGCTCGACATCAGCGATATCAAGAATCCGAAGCGCCTCTATGCGGCTGCTGATACGAACATGTCGGCGTGGCATTCGGCGACCTTCAGCAACGACGGCAGCAAGGTGTTGTTCTCCGACGAGTGGGGTGGCGGGACGGCGCCGCGTTGCCGCGCGACCGACAAGAAGGAATGGGGCGCCGACGCCATCTTCGTGCGCAACGGCGACAAGCTCGATTTCAAGAGCTACTTCAAGCTGCCGGCCGCGCAGACCAGCCAGGAAAACTGCGTGTCGCACAATGGTTCACTGATCCCGATCCCGGGTCGTGAAGTCATGGTGCAGTCGTGGTACCAAGGTGGTGTGAACGTGTTCGACTGGACCGATCCCAATCACGCCTACGAGATCGCGTACTTCGATCGTGGTCCCATGGATGCTACGGCACTCGTCAGCGCCGGTCACTGGTCGGCCTACTGGTACAACGGCATGATCTACGGTTCGGAAATCGCGCGTGGTCTGGACGTGTGGGAGCTCACGCCGAGCGAACACATCTCGAAGAACGAACTCGAAGCGGCCAAGTTGGTGAAGTTCGCGTACTTCAATGCCCAGGAGCAGCCGCATTTTGTGTGGCCGGCGGCATTTGTGGTGGCCCGTTCGTACACCGATCAGATGGCGCGAAACACGGCGGTGCAGAAGACCTGGCTCTCGGGCGTGACCACACAGCTCGACGCCGCCGAAAAGGCCAAGGGGGCGGCGCGCTCGACGGCGCTCAACAAGCTCGCGGCGCAGCTCGATCAGGACGCTGCCAGCAACCCGGAGTCCGCGCGGGTGAAGGCGCTGAGTGCCGTGGTGAAGGATCTGGCGAAGTAA
- a CDS encoding DUF305 domain-containing protein → MNIRTHTHRLLILGSLVLFGACASGTPAAKRPLTPAQMAALDGGIPPYTAADVSFMQGMIGHHAQAVTMSSFAEANGASSEVKVLAGRISVAQTDEIAFMQSWLRTRKKEVPSGNMEQMAHAHHAGMDMGAAQTGAASAMMPGMLTPAQMDTLKVAKGGAFDWYFLTFMIQHHRGAINMVDELMSAKGSANDDDVFKFVSDVVADQSTEIDRMELLLRTRPKP, encoded by the coding sequence ATGAACATTCGCACACACACGCACCGCCTGTTGATACTTGGCTCGCTGGTGTTGTTCGGCGCCTGTGCGTCGGGCACGCCAGCGGCCAAGCGCCCACTGACGCCGGCGCAGATGGCCGCGCTCGACGGCGGTATTCCGCCGTATACGGCCGCCGATGTTTCGTTCATGCAGGGCATGATCGGTCACCATGCGCAGGCGGTGACCATGTCCTCCTTTGCCGAAGCCAATGGTGCCAGTTCTGAAGTGAAGGTGCTGGCTGGGCGTATCTCGGTGGCACAAACCGACGAGATCGCGTTCATGCAGAGCTGGCTGCGCACCCGCAAGAAGGAGGTGCCGTCGGGCAACATGGAGCAGATGGCGCACGCGCATCACGCCGGTATGGATATGGGTGCGGCACAGACCGGTGCGGCATCGGCCATGATGCCGGGCATGCTGACGCCCGCCCAGATGGACACGCTCAAGGTGGCCAAGGGTGGCGCCTTCGATTGGTACTTCCTGACGTTCATGATCCAGCACCATCGTGGCGCGATCAACATGGTCGACGAGCTGATGTCGGCCAAAGGTTCGGCCAACGACGATGATGTGTTCAAGTTCGTGTCCGATGTGGTCGCCGATCAGAGCACCGAAATCGATCGCATGGAACTGTTGCTTCGCACCCGTCCGAAACCCTGA
- a CDS encoding NAD-dependent epimerase/dehydratase family protein, with the protein MYNRREFLGTGLAALGAASAASLAPGLLRAAPAWAPAPKKILVLGGTGFVGPHNVREALKRGHQVTIFNRGRSGKGMFGKDVEELAGDRASDLSALKGRKWDAVIDESASLSSAPEWVKLSTEVLRDSVDQYLFISTRSVYYDLSSVPMNSNAPVLTLENSPIEAGKPLTYGHAKAYAEKAAHAAMPGRVTVVRPGLIVGPEDDTDRFTYWPVRAARGGEMLAPGDGSDHVQIIDVRDLMKFCVTLCESRTFGVFNGVGPQGGMPFKEFLARVQKGVGANPSYTWVDADFLREQGHAPYGRELPVFQVMRGRTAGFARFDLTPELKAGLTIRPMEDTARDTLAWWKTLPAERQAAPKTGFSPAREAELLAMWKARKPK; encoded by the coding sequence ATGTACAACCGCCGCGAGTTCCTCGGTACCGGGCTTGCCGCCCTGGGCGCCGCCTCTGCCGCCTCACTCGCCCCAGGATTGCTGCGTGCAGCGCCTGCATGGGCACCGGCCCCCAAGAAGATCCTCGTGCTCGGCGGTACCGGCTTTGTCGGACCGCACAACGTGCGCGAAGCACTCAAGCGCGGACATCAAGTCACGATCTTCAATCGTGGTCGCAGCGGGAAGGGCATGTTCGGCAAGGACGTCGAGGAGCTCGCGGGCGATCGCGCCAGTGACTTGAGCGCCTTGAAGGGCCGCAAGTGGGACGCGGTCATCGACGAATCGGCGTCGCTCTCCAGTGCTCCGGAGTGGGTGAAGCTGTCCACCGAAGTGCTGCGCGACTCCGTCGACCAGTATCTCTTCATCTCCACGCGCTCGGTCTACTATGACCTGAGCTCCGTGCCGATGAACAGCAATGCGCCGGTGCTGACGCTCGAGAACTCGCCCATCGAAGCCGGCAAGCCGCTCACCTATGGCCACGCCAAGGCGTATGCCGAGAAAGCGGCGCACGCGGCCATGCCGGGGCGCGTGACGGTGGTACGTCCCGGACTCATTGTCGGACCGGAAGACGACACGGATCGGTTCACGTACTGGCCGGTGCGCGCGGCGCGTGGTGGTGAGATGCTCGCGCCGGGCGATGGCAGCGATCACGTGCAGATCATCGATGTACGCGATCTCATGAAGTTCTGCGTCACGCTCTGCGAGAGCCGCACCTTCGGCGTGTTCAACGGCGTTGGCCCACAGGGGGGCATGCCGTTCAAGGAGTTCCTCGCCCGGGTGCAGAAGGGTGTTGGCGCCAATCCCAGTTACACCTGGGTCGATGCCGACTTCCTGCGTGAACAAGGCCATGCGCCTTATGGACGTGAACTGCCCGTGTTTCAGGTGATGCGTGGCCGTACGGCGGGTTTTGCCCGCTTCGATCTGACACCGGAGCTCAAGGCCGGACTGACCATTCGTCCGATGGAAGACACGGCGCGCGATACACTGGCTTGGTGGAAGACGCTGCCCGCCGAACGGCAGGCCGCGCCCAAGACCGGTTTCTCGCCGGCCCGTGAGGCGGAGCTGTTGGCCATGTGGAAGGCCCGCAAGCCCAAGTGA
- a CDS encoding S41 family peptidase, with protein MPTAIPHALLLSLTVVASSALLAPSALEGQPATCRTSLDSLDSKVRTNYAGHLLEVTGNRAQAHTNLLHSLRGRADTTPFRTCYPVLSAYTQWYADPHLFVFQSQSADTATAHDVQSRLRHMALTEEELRASIVRRRKVDAIEGIWYEGNLRLGVVPDPSGSPGAYVAVVLTADTVSWPVGTVRAEIQRMAPDRYRVKLWTRAFAEIDLLATLHRNDLLRLSPGIWGKAYPTDARRADMLDPVDAHRPTVVVRQRSVVVSIPSHDPQYTRRLDSLIGAHDEAIRSRPLLIVDLRGNEGGGAGTTRALNPYLASTTRKPTPYDSGTAVMLASPAQLAYARRIVGGDTSAAARRILQRLETETGSLVPLDGLPGSTGVEPSHAGNWRVAVMVDGGTVSAAEVLVLKALRSTRAVVIGEATAGALDYQSTQVISLGTGDRRWALGYPTITAHADLPLRGMRGKGIAPAVRVRWSSVADPITEMERRFAK; from the coding sequence ATGCCCACTGCCATTCCCCATGCGTTGTTGTTGTCGCTGACCGTTGTCGCGAGTTCGGCGCTGCTGGCACCCTCCGCTTTGGAGGGTCAACCGGCCACCTGCCGGACTTCGTTGGATTCGCTGGATAGCAAAGTCCGCACCAACTACGCCGGCCATCTGCTCGAAGTGACCGGCAACCGTGCGCAGGCGCACACGAACCTGCTGCACTCGCTGCGGGGGCGTGCTGACACCACGCCGTTTCGCACATGTTATCCGGTGCTGTCGGCATATACGCAGTGGTATGCCGATCCACACTTGTTCGTCTTTCAGAGCCAGAGTGCCGACACGGCCACGGCGCATGACGTGCAGTCTCGTCTGCGACACATGGCTCTCACGGAGGAGGAGCTTCGGGCCTCGATCGTGCGACGCAGGAAAGTCGATGCCATCGAGGGTATCTGGTACGAAGGGAACCTGCGGCTCGGCGTTGTCCCGGATCCCTCGGGAAGTCCGGGTGCCTATGTTGCCGTGGTGCTGACAGCGGATACCGTCAGTTGGCCCGTCGGCACGGTGCGAGCGGAGATTCAACGCATGGCGCCAGACCGGTATCGTGTGAAGCTCTGGACACGGGCCTTTGCGGAGATCGACCTGTTGGCCACCCTGCACCGCAACGATCTGCTGCGCCTCTCACCAGGCATCTGGGGCAAGGCCTATCCGACCGATGCGCGGCGAGCAGACATGCTCGATCCGGTCGATGCCCATCGTCCGACCGTCGTCGTACGACAGCGTTCGGTCGTGGTCTCCATTCCCTCACACGATCCGCAATACACACGCCGTCTCGACAGCCTGATCGGTGCGCATGATGAAGCGATACGATCCCGTCCCCTTCTGATCGTCGATCTTCGCGGTAACGAAGGCGGCGGCGCCGGCACCACCCGCGCGCTCAATCCGTACCTGGCCAGCACCACACGCAAACCCACGCCTTACGACAGCGGTACGGCCGTGATGCTCGCGTCGCCAGCCCAGTTGGCCTACGCACGCCGAATCGTTGGCGGCGACACCAGTGCCGCAGCCCGACGCATCCTGCAACGGCTGGAGACGGAAACGGGATCGCTGGTGCCGCTCGACGGCTTGCCGGGGAGTACGGGCGTTGAACCCAGTCATGCCGGTAACTGGCGCGTGGCGGTCATGGTCGATGGGGGCACAGTGAGCGCCGCGGAGGTGCTCGTTCTCAAAGCACTGCGGAGCACCAGGGCAGTGGTGATTGGAGAGGCAACCGCGGGCGCACTCGACTACCAGAGCACACAGGTCATTTCCTTGGGCACGGGCGATCGCCGTTGGGCGTTGGGCTATCCCACCATCACGGCGCATGCCGATCTGCCGTTGCGTGGCATGCGGGGCAAAGGCATTGCCCCAGCAGTGCGGGTGCGATGGTCCTCCGTTGCCGATCCCATCACCGAGATGGAGCGCCGATTTGCGAAGTGA
- a CDS encoding DUF1801 domain-containing protein: MVAVASPDAYVQGLDGWRLELVTTLRAAVRASKALSEAVKWGHLVYSTENPVLLIRAEDERVLFGFWRGQRLQDIEPRLRPGGKFEMATLELREGMNIPAARARRLVKAALELDATLGDPRLASPKVRAKKAAALKKRSR, translated from the coding sequence ATGGTCGCCGTCGCATCACCAGACGCCTACGTGCAAGGCTTGGATGGCTGGCGTCTGGAGCTGGTCACGACATTGCGCGCAGCCGTGCGTGCATCCAAAGCACTGAGTGAAGCCGTGAAGTGGGGACACCTCGTGTACTCCACAGAGAATCCCGTCTTGCTTATCCGCGCGGAAGACGAGCGTGTCCTCTTCGGCTTCTGGCGAGGTCAGCGATTGCAAGACATTGAACCACGCCTGCGACCCGGGGGCAAGTTCGAAATGGCGACGCTCGAACTGCGGGAAGGCATGAACATTCCTGCTGCTCGAGCCCGTCGCCTGGTCAAGGCCGCACTCGAACTCGATGCGACACTGGGCGATCCTCGACTGGCGTCGCCCAAGGTGCGAGCGAAAAAAGCCGCTGCGCTGAAAAAGCGATCCAGGTAG